The genomic interval ATCCGACGGCTCTGGGCGCAACCCGTGGACGCGGGGCAACATCGCCTTGTGCTCTGGCGTCAAAACCCGGCTCCAGTGTTCCATAATCGGGCGATGGCTACCCGGCAAAATGCGCATAGCCCCCCGATGCTCGGGCACGTCATTGACCCAGAACCACAACTCAGCGCGCATCCGGCGTGGCGTCGCCTGAAAATCCTCCCAGGTCGCCTGGATATCGACGTGACATCCATTCCCCCATTGCTCGCGAACGCTCGCAAAAGGTGCGCTGCTCGGCGCGCGTTCGTGGGGAGACAATCCCCACCACAGATGCACGGACTCGGCTCGCAACACCTTTTTGGCGACCTCCTCAAAATAGGGATGCTGGACGACATCGACATAATCTGGATCTTCATAAGGCGGACGCCCGCTCGCCTTCAACCTGTCCCATGCCGCTTCCGCGCGGTCCAACTCCTCGGTCGTGAAGGGACTGTCGATCGTAACCGCTCCCTCCTCATCGTATTGCCTCATTTGTGCATCGGTAAATAGCATAGATCCTCCCTTAGTGTTTCGAATCAATCAATCCCTACCATAAGTTTATCGCCTCTCAATCCGAAATTCAAGCAAATACCGCGAGCTATGCCTTGTGTGGGACAAGCCAATAGCCTATATTTCTATTGGAATGCCCGGAACCCCTTGAACCGCCGGGCGTTCCCGTATATATAGTCCCTCATCTTTTGCCGGGAGGACATGCGATGAACACAACCCTCAAATGTGTTGCACCCGCCCTGCTCTGTTTCCTGCTCTCTTCACCGCTTGCCGCTCGTGAAGCCCAGATTGACTCTCTCATTGCCCAGGGACAGGCTGCCTTTGAAGCCAACAAAAAAGACCAGGCTATCAAAGTGCTTACAGCAGCCATCAAACACAATCCCGATAACATCCAGACCTACCTCGCCGTTGCCCGTATATACACCAATGTGGGGTATCTGGACCACGCGATGAAGGCATTCAAAGAAGCCCTCAAACTCAATGATGCCTCGCCAGAAGCTCAGACCGGCATTGCAGATATCTACTATAAAAAAGCTTCTGGCGGGATCATGGCTGTTTACCATGCCCGCAAAGCCGTCAGCGCGGCCCGGCGCGCCACCCGGCTCGACCCCACCTACGCCCCCGCCTATATCCTCCTCGGTCGCGCGTACATCCGCCTGAATGAGAACCACACCGCTGCCTCGCGGGCTTTTGCACAGGCATTGACACACCAGCCCGACAATCCCGAAATCGCCTACCTCCTGGGCACTTCCTATATTGAACTGCGCCGCAACGCCGAAGGTCGTCAACGCGACAACCAGATGATCCTGAGCGAATCCATCCTCAAAAACCTCGAATACCACCTCGAAAATGCTCGCTTCCTTCCCATCGCCGCGCAGATCCTCTTCGATAAGGGAGAGCCGGAAAAAGCCCTCAACGTGTTCGAGCAATTCATCAACACCCTGCCCGAAACAGAACGGACCTATTACGACGACATCGCCAGGGTAGGTACCAAAGAAGAAATCAAAATCTATGAAGAAACTTCCGAAGCCGAGCGTCCCGCCTTTCTCGAACAATTCTGGGTAAAGCGCGATTTTGATTTGCTCACCGAAGTCAACGAACGCCTTATCGAGCACTACCGCAGGGTGTGGTACGCGCGGAACCACTTCGCCGAAGCCAAAACGCCCTGGGATGCGCGGGGAGACATCTACATCCGCTATGGCGATCCCGACTACCGCGCGCGTTCTGGCAGGGCCAATCCCGAAATCACGCCCGCCGTAGAACAGGTCAAAGAACGCCTCGCCCTGGCCCTCTATGGTCCCGAAGCCATGGACGAAGTCTTTACCGGACCAGTCTATCCCATCCGTTCCAACCAGTCTTTCGTCGGCGAACTCGATCCCGCAGCCCTCGCACGCACCGATGAAGGCGGCAATATTCTCGTTCCCCCTGGCACGGTTGAAGGCAACCTGGACGAATTCATCCTCACAGAAGCCCTTGGCGCAGATGGAGAGGCAACAGGTGAGGTCGGAGAAATTGGGCAGTTGGCCCTCGACGAATACCAGCGGCGGCAGACGCGCCCCGAAAACCAGCACCACTTCCTGCCCGTCACCTCACGCGGCGACATGACCATTGTGCCCTGGGAAACCTGGGTTTATACCAATATTGGAGAAGGCATCGAAATCACCTTCACCAACGAGTTGGGCAACGGTGTTTACAGCTATGCGCCGCTTCCCGACTTTCCCCACGAAGAAACCTCCATTGGCCTGCACCGATTCTCCCTGCTCGCTTACTACGCCCCCGAGGCCATCGCCAACCGCACGGTCAGCGAAGTCCCCGACTTTTACACACCCGGCGGCCCCATGTCGGGCCTCGGATTCCACTACGATTTTGCCGACTTTCGCGGGCCAG from Gemmatimonadota bacterium carries:
- a CDS encoding phytanoyl-CoA dioxygenase family protein gives rise to the protein MLFTDAQMRQYDEEGAVTIDSPFTTEELDRAEAAWDRLKASGRPPYEDPDYVDVVQHPYFEEVAKKVLRAESVHLWWGLSPHERAPSSAPFASVREQWGNGCHVDIQATWEDFQATPRRMRAELWFWVNDVPEHRGAMRILPGSHRPIMEHWSRVLTPEHKAMLPRVHGLRPEPSDTAPAYPEHVPELIDTLWLEQEPVPAVARRGQILILCSGGLHSAWQNEDTVPRKGMGTSWIATGVSCGLPKNQRDGVMSFFPRLREKLRPDRAHIVPENFDWLFESDYEPKWPETFLGAI
- a CDS encoding GWxTD domain-containing protein, encoding MNTTLKCVAPALLCFLLSSPLAAREAQIDSLIAQGQAAFEANKKDQAIKVLTAAIKHNPDNIQTYLAVARIYTNVGYLDHAMKAFKEALKLNDASPEAQTGIADIYYKKASGGIMAVYHARKAVSAARRATRLDPTYAPAYILLGRAYIRLNENHTAASRAFAQALTHQPDNPEIAYLLGTSYIELRRNAEGRQRDNQMILSESILKNLEYHLENARFLPIAAQILFDKGEPEKALNVFEQFINTLPETERTYYDDIARVGTKEEIKIYEETSEAERPAFLEQFWVKRDFDLLTEVNERLIEHYRRVWYARNHFAEAKTPWDARGDIYIRYGDPDYRARSGRANPEITPAVEQVKERLALALYGPEAMDEVFTGPVYPIRSNQSFVGELDPAALARTDEGGNILVPPGTVEGNLDEFILTEALGADGEATGEVGEIGQLALDEYQRRQTRPENQHHFLPVTSRGDMTIVPWETWVYTNIGEGIEITFTNELGNGVYSYAPLPDFPHEETSIGLHRFSLLAYYAPEAIANRTVSEVPDFYTPGGPMSGLGFHYDFADFRGPDGATRLEIYYGIDPVEMGTFASGDTSTIVADCAVILADTSYTNVYRAQDAIFFRSIGHHMWPEGSFIPTLIPIDVPPGNYLLTVQVNDRAAERKGIYRHQVQVEPYQSNALQLSDIQLSWNISQNPGDEKFRKGDVWVVPMISRAYQKDQSAYAYYELYNLTRNEFGQTRYRVTYTIAVEDPIRPFNLVRSSVGALASIFQRKDKTQVTVSFEQTGNEQSTTGYFELSLKKVKAGYNRLTVTIEDLNNGQKAAKEIQFRYKK